One segment of Micromonospora parathelypteridis DNA contains the following:
- a CDS encoding SCO5389 family protein, protein MSLTVPPALLDAAERGPVDDEAFIACVRDSLPYAWATVSRVVAELAAGDADLADNTVPPPTDADRGQLLRALASDAIRAGLERHFGVRLAFQNCHRVAAFRLSAVDGERYRRFVSTRGQLLNQSPELRNC, encoded by the coding sequence ATGTCGCTCACCGTCCCGCCCGCCCTGCTCGACGCCGCCGAACGCGGCCCCGTCGACGACGAGGCGTTCATCGCCTGCGTCCGCGACTCCCTCCCGTACGCCTGGGCCACCGTCAGCCGGGTGGTGGCCGAGCTTGCGGCCGGCGACGCCGACCTGGCGGACAACACCGTTCCGCCGCCCACCGACGCCGACCGGGGTCAACTGCTTCGAGCGCTGGCGAGCGACGCGATCCGCGCCGGCCTGGAACGACACTTCGGCGTACGCCTGGCCTTCCAGAACTGCCACCGGGTCGCCGCGTTCCGCCTCTCGGCAGTCGACGGGGAGCGCTACCGCCGCTTCGTGTCGACCCGTGGCCAACTGCTCAACCAGTCCCCCGAGTTGCGCAACTGCTGA
- a CDS encoding type II toxin-antitoxin system Phd/YefM family antitoxin codes for MAVPALTPHPDPPRSVPLREARTRFSQLVALAELTDAVTVVTRDGDPRPVAAIVPAAAARSGAQARADADRLATVTAGWARRLEEQHRRSGQRHAAELGAIRAALAEAWAELDRRVVPGSDPTLARLRAAHNDLLAG; via the coding sequence ATGGCCGTCCCCGCGCTCACCCCGCACCCCGACCCGCCGCGTTCCGTGCCGCTGCGTGAGGCGCGCACCCGGTTCAGTCAGCTCGTCGCGCTGGCCGAGCTGACCGACGCGGTCACCGTCGTCACCCGCGACGGCGATCCCCGCCCGGTCGCCGCGATCGTCCCCGCCGCGGCCGCCCGCAGCGGCGCGCAGGCCCGCGCCGACGCCGACCGGCTCGCCACGGTCACCGCCGGCTGGGCACGGCGCCTTGAGGAGCAGCACCGGCGCAGCGGTCAGCGGCACGCCGCCGAGCTCGGTGCGATCCGCGCGGCGCTGGCCGAGGCGTGGGCCGAGCTGGATCGTCGGGTCGTCCCGGGCAGTGACCCGACGCTGGCCCGGCTGCGCGCCGCGCACAACGACCTGCTCGCCGGCTGA
- a CDS encoding NAD(P)/FAD-dependent oxidoreductase, which translates to MGEQHGTVVIGAGPAGLTAAYELLRHGRPVRVFEADEVVGGISRTVERDGWRFDIGGHRFFTKVPRVEAFWHEILPDEDFLTRPRMSRIFYRGALFNYPLSAVNALRNLGLPEAARCLGSYARARLRPPEDQSHFEGWVSARFGWRLYSIFFKTYTEKVWGMPADRLQADWAAQRIKNLSLAKAIRNALLPRRRRTDVTSLIEQFQYPKYGPGMMWERCAEQVCHQGGRVSTGTWVTAVHHDPVRRRAISVTVNGADGQRTEPADHVISSMPISELVAALRPAAPPEILACAADLRYRDFLTVALVVPAEFSFPDNWIYVHDPGVRVGRIQNFGSWSPHLVKDGRTCLGLEYFVFQDDEMWRTPDADLVALGTAELERLGLVRPGVVEAGYVVRMPKAYPVYDERYQHNVDVIRAWLSEAVPNVHPVGRNGMHRYNNQDHSMLTAMLTAENIATGSTHDVWSVNVEQDYHEESSSSDGRRGTGRDAPVLPSRITTAPITAPVGVRAGGDGDRSAQVPLA; encoded by the coding sequence ATGGGCGAGCAGCACGGCACGGTGGTCATCGGTGCGGGGCCGGCGGGGCTCACCGCGGCGTACGAGCTGCTCCGGCACGGCCGGCCGGTCCGGGTCTTCGAGGCCGACGAGGTGGTCGGCGGGATCAGCCGGACCGTGGAACGCGACGGATGGCGGTTCGACATCGGCGGGCACCGGTTCTTCACGAAGGTGCCCCGGGTGGAGGCGTTCTGGCACGAGATCCTGCCGGACGAGGACTTCCTGACCCGGCCCCGGATGAGCCGGATCTTCTACCGCGGCGCGCTGTTCAACTACCCACTCAGCGCCGTGAACGCGCTGCGCAACCTGGGGCTGCCGGAGGCGGCCCGCTGCCTCGGCTCGTACGCCCGCGCCCGGCTGCGCCCACCAGAGGACCAGTCGCACTTCGAGGGCTGGGTGTCGGCCCGGTTCGGCTGGCGGTTGTATTCGATCTTCTTCAAGACGTACACCGAGAAGGTCTGGGGGATGCCGGCGGACCGGCTGCAGGCCGACTGGGCCGCGCAGCGGATCAAGAACCTGTCGCTGGCCAAGGCGATCCGCAACGCGTTGCTGCCCCGGCGTCGACGCACGGATGTGACCAGCCTGATCGAGCAGTTCCAGTACCCGAAGTACGGGCCGGGAATGATGTGGGAGCGCTGCGCCGAGCAGGTGTGCCACCAGGGCGGGCGGGTGTCGACCGGCACCTGGGTCACCGCCGTGCACCACGACCCGGTGCGACGGCGGGCGATCAGCGTGACGGTCAACGGCGCGGACGGGCAGCGTACCGAACCGGCCGACCATGTGATCTCGTCGATGCCGATCTCGGAGCTGGTGGCCGCGCTGCGTCCGGCGGCGCCGCCGGAGATCCTGGCCTGCGCCGCCGACCTGCGCTACCGCGACTTCCTGACGGTCGCGCTGGTGGTGCCGGCGGAGTTCTCTTTCCCCGACAACTGGATCTACGTGCACGACCCGGGGGTACGGGTGGGCCGGATCCAGAACTTCGGCTCCTGGTCGCCGCACCTCGTCAAGGACGGACGCACCTGCCTCGGCCTGGAGTACTTCGTCTTCCAAGACGACGAGATGTGGCGTACCCCCGATGCCGACCTCGTGGCGTTGGGCACCGCGGAGTTGGAGCGGTTGGGGTTGGTGCGACCGGGCGTGGTGGAGGCCGGCTACGTCGTGCGGATGCCCAAGGCCTACCCGGTGTACGACGAGCGCTACCAGCACAACGTGGACGTCATCCGGGCATGGCTGAGCGAGGCGGTGCCGAACGTGCACCCGGTGGGGCGCAACGGCATGCACCGCTACAACAATCAGGACCACTCGATGTTGACCGCGATGCTCACGGCCGAGAACATCGCCACCGGCAGTACGCACGACGTCTGGTCGGTCAACGTGGAGCAGGACTACCACGAGGAATCGTCGAGCAGCGACGGCCGACGGGGCACCGGCCGGGACGCGCCGGTGCTGCCCAGCCGGATCACCACGGCCCCGATCACTGCGCCCGTCGGTGTCCGTGCCGGCGGCGACGGCGACCGGTCGGCGCAGGTGCCGCTGGCCTGA
- a CDS encoding trypco2 family protein → MDIDDEDNQGWGLADAIEALKADLAAAAVTRTSYPKFPVTSATVELKVVATRSKTGKAGFKVPFIHTELGGELGHTNEVLSTITVQLGAPVDAVGKQVSISDSADELKR, encoded by the coding sequence GTGGATATCGACGACGAGGACAATCAGGGGTGGGGCCTCGCTGACGCGATCGAGGCCCTCAAGGCCGACCTGGCGGCAGCCGCCGTCACGCGGACCAGCTATCCGAAGTTTCCGGTGACGTCGGCGACGGTCGAGTTGAAGGTCGTCGCGACGCGCAGCAAGACCGGCAAGGCCGGGTTCAAGGTGCCGTTCATCCACACCGAACTGGGCGGCGAACTGGGTCACACAAATGAGGTCCTCAGCACCATCACCGTGCAACTCGGAGCTCCCGTGGATGCTGTGGGCAAGCAGGTGAGCATCTCGGATTCGGCTGACGAGTTGAAGCGGTGA
- a CDS encoding GNAT family N-acetyltransferase: MFALPLSEEVELRPLDPWRAEEFLDHLDRAREHILPWVSPAFVATDLPSARAVLQRYADRWASDTGGIWGLWRRGVLVGGVMFVSFDVTRGVCEVGCWVEPEAQGRGLVAPAVRRIVDWAVRERGISRVEWRTNADNIRSKALAHRLGLRLDGTLRQVSPGPHGRIDLEVWSVLADEWLAAPRTVTDDSE, encoded by the coding sequence GTGTTCGCCCTGCCGCTGAGCGAGGAAGTCGAGCTGCGCCCGCTGGACCCGTGGCGGGCCGAGGAGTTCCTCGACCACCTCGATCGGGCGCGGGAGCACATCCTGCCCTGGGTGTCGCCGGCCTTCGTCGCCACCGACCTGCCGTCCGCGCGAGCGGTGTTGCAGCGCTACGCCGACCGCTGGGCCAGCGACACCGGCGGCATCTGGGGCCTGTGGCGGCGGGGCGTTCTCGTCGGCGGGGTCATGTTCGTGTCGTTCGACGTGACCAGGGGCGTCTGCGAGGTCGGCTGCTGGGTGGAGCCGGAGGCGCAGGGGAGGGGCCTGGTCGCGCCGGCGGTCCGTCGGATCGTCGACTGGGCGGTCCGCGAGCGCGGCATTTCCCGGGTGGAGTGGCGGACCAACGCCGACAACATCCGCAGCAAGGCCCTCGCCCATCGACTCGGCCTGCGCCTCGACGGCACCCTCCGCCAGGTCAGCCCCGGCCCGCACGGTCGCATCGACCTTGAGGTCTGGTCGGTGCTGGCCGACGAGTGGTTGGCCGCGCCACGCACCGTCACTGACGACAGCGAATAG
- a CDS encoding S1 family peptidase has translation MQAAERVLGIAADRGAGHPDGRYGFGSGFLVSGRAVLTCAHVVAGAQTVLLNDALGNAYTGHVVHLGDPRPPGTGIASDLAIVDIDDPAVDAPPFPLAEIDRTGMGSLESVRVVGWPQFMDSPNGHDRSTYSAVGKIEDMTRRREGLLRVDVSGSSPANVESGSPWQGFSGAPVLVDGHLVGVVTTHGLPEGPSALTAIPLATALPDDWWPAFGARRTSPLHMVRPGPPGPACVVHHQTVLRSLSGYRSSLLDDVMPYVAPDPKASWHPGNIWQRLSAEDGPNAILLNGHGGIGKSRTLLEVAGLAVGQSWTVLHVRPGNAAGVVDHLTAVVRSSFAPVLLVVDYLNQSMAKDLDLPQLHALIQQNRRGSSPHLAILASARTGWLLTPAHARGVAALEQIQLEPEAEDLRAICASLVQAVAPVATKKLGVDTMLGYTDSVRPILTLLVARQIENRVIRNLPVLPRATMDAHDLRQWLELRLDEDGLVPRLDSSESLWGPQVEVHIRAAAAVFLATPGDEPALVEAASHIFNEGATAANLLHLLIRMGWLVSSDDVLDSVHDVVTDFLVTGVVFWSTTGAPRPALTAQLLDAVGRRPASLEHALVALGRLADDIDNGDRAADLIGEINRWFGEHREPVVQLLLRDPRIGARTAAVLVSSGMLTTAWKTYWDHAFSPLLTTLGRAPEAFSLLLAAVRDVPPKSRDVAAELADHTLAWLTGRSLAGVEQLLRLLLLRDDLPADRARAAVRLANEWLRHHSRDVRSDFLLRCALRRDVVDHEADPDLERLTGFALEWLAANGTQLRATYLLRAMSRVRHLPTAAVVPLVTRALSWLGSYGETIEATYVLPGFLNQTAVPQERVPDFVKAARTWLAHSSTRPEARYVLAHLLTRQDLDATVVAETFDHVREWVEQNSDDPTADYLIRRALAHPALPSEMTTVVCATASKWLSNYGILETANYLLQVLVPADGLPEELRATTFTTAQNWLRTHGQHLDSAHLLQVLIPANGLPRELRATTFTTAQAWLETHGQHLTANFLLQVLVPAKGLPDELRVATFTTAQNWLQTHGTHLDSAHLLQVLIPANGLPRELRATAFTTAQTWLHTHGTHLTANYLLQLLIPVKGLPDELRTTTFTTAQTWLQTHGQHLGTNYLLQLLIAAKELPEELRTTTFTTAQAWLQTHSEHLSTNFLLQVLIPAKELPEELRTTTFTTAQTWLHTHGTHLDARHLLETLLRADGLPEGLRRTTFTTTQAWLQTHREHPTANYLLQVLVPANGLPKKLRTTTFTTAQTWLHTHGTHLDARHLLETMLQTDGLPDGLRGTAFTTARTWLHTHGTHLTAQYLLQVLVLAKELPEELRTTTFTTAQTWLPIHGTHVTARHLLEALLEADVVPAAVRESAVNAAAAWLDLWWQRAAAVGVLRALLRVEPPSNDALDVHNGENVPSARVIERALQWLSRFGLSTEARSVIEPLLRSRALHEQARQQVLRTAVVWLNEQADSDRACDIIREVLDSSDLPEDLLVDAIEAARTWLTRPEVDYFRARHLIAALFRRQSEHPDRVRAITSPYLIVVERGIDAAQARHALFVYLTEPNLDREVRETVLRLTREWLVRFAEQPSAHLVLAATAARGDLTTDEAGWFEYCVRTWLGRNAQEPRARPLAQALLDGALTFPPALHQELTETAQISSDDSDDRSAGPDTRQPASVKTQRPSPRQSGALRSAD, from the coding sequence ATGCAAGCCGCAGAACGTGTCCTCGGGATAGCCGCCGATAGAGGAGCTGGCCATCCCGACGGCCGATATGGTTTCGGATCCGGCTTCCTTGTCTCCGGCCGCGCCGTTCTCACCTGCGCACACGTGGTCGCCGGCGCCCAAACGGTGCTGCTGAACGACGCCTTGGGCAACGCGTACACCGGACACGTCGTACACCTGGGCGACCCACGCCCACCAGGCACGGGGATAGCTTCCGACCTGGCCATTGTCGATATCGACGACCCTGCGGTGGATGCTCCACCCTTTCCGCTCGCCGAGATCGACCGCACCGGGATGGGGTCGCTGGAGTCGGTGCGCGTCGTGGGTTGGCCTCAGTTCATGGACAGTCCGAACGGGCACGACCGGAGCACCTACTCCGCGGTGGGCAAGATCGAGGACATGACCCGGCGGCGTGAAGGGCTGCTACGTGTCGACGTCAGCGGCAGCTCTCCGGCTAATGTCGAATCGGGATCCCCCTGGCAGGGGTTCTCGGGAGCGCCGGTCCTCGTCGACGGGCACCTGGTCGGGGTCGTGACCACGCACGGCTTGCCGGAAGGTCCCAGCGCACTGACCGCCATACCCCTCGCCACGGCTCTCCCGGACGACTGGTGGCCGGCGTTTGGCGCACGTCGCACCTCACCCCTGCACATGGTGCGACCCGGGCCACCCGGCCCCGCGTGCGTCGTCCACCACCAGACCGTACTGCGATCACTGAGCGGCTATCGGTCCAGCTTGCTCGACGACGTCATGCCGTACGTCGCGCCCGACCCCAAGGCCAGCTGGCACCCTGGCAACATCTGGCAGCGGTTGAGTGCCGAGGACGGCCCGAACGCCATCCTGCTGAATGGACACGGCGGCATCGGAAAGAGCCGCACTCTGCTCGAAGTTGCCGGCTTGGCCGTCGGGCAGAGCTGGACGGTGCTGCACGTGCGCCCAGGGAACGCCGCGGGGGTGGTGGACCACCTGACCGCTGTCGTCCGGTCGAGTTTCGCGCCTGTGCTACTGGTCGTCGACTACCTCAACCAGAGCATGGCCAAGGACCTCGACCTCCCGCAGCTGCACGCCCTGATCCAGCAGAACCGACGCGGCTCCAGCCCGCACCTTGCCATTCTCGCCAGCGCCCGTACGGGCTGGTTGCTCACACCGGCCCACGCCCGCGGCGTTGCCGCCCTCGAGCAGATCCAGCTCGAGCCCGAGGCCGAGGACCTGCGAGCCATCTGCGCATCCCTGGTGCAGGCCGTCGCCCCCGTGGCCACCAAGAAACTGGGTGTGGACACCATGCTGGGGTACACCGACAGCGTTCGGCCCATCCTCACGCTCCTGGTGGCGCGGCAGATCGAGAATCGGGTCATCCGGAATCTGCCGGTGCTTCCGCGCGCCACCATGGACGCCCACGACCTCCGGCAATGGCTGGAGCTTCGCCTCGACGAGGACGGCCTCGTGCCACGGCTCGACTCGTCCGAGAGTTTGTGGGGCCCGCAGGTGGAGGTCCACATCCGGGCGGCGGCAGCCGTATTCCTCGCCACGCCGGGCGACGAGCCGGCGCTCGTGGAGGCTGCGTCGCACATCTTCAACGAAGGTGCGACGGCGGCGAATCTGCTGCATCTGCTCATCAGGATGGGCTGGCTCGTCAGCAGTGACGACGTCCTCGACTCCGTACACGACGTCGTCACGGACTTCCTGGTCACCGGAGTCGTGTTCTGGAGCACCACTGGCGCCCCGCGCCCGGCATTGACCGCACAACTCTTGGACGCCGTCGGCCGGCGGCCGGCCTCCCTGGAGCACGCGCTCGTCGCGCTCGGCCGGCTCGCGGACGACATCGACAATGGGGATCGCGCGGCCGACCTGATTGGTGAGATCAACCGTTGGTTCGGAGAACATCGCGAACCGGTGGTTCAACTGCTCCTGCGGGACCCGCGGATCGGTGCCCGGACGGCAGCGGTGCTGGTGAGCAGCGGCATGCTCACGACGGCCTGGAAGACGTACTGGGACCACGCGTTCAGCCCTCTGCTGACGACGCTTGGCCGCGCGCCGGAGGCCTTCTCCCTTTTACTGGCCGCGGTGCGTGACGTGCCCCCCAAAAGCCGGGACGTCGCCGCTGAGTTGGCCGATCACACGCTCGCCTGGCTCACCGGACGCTCGTTGGCCGGGGTGGAACAGCTCCTCCGGCTGCTACTCCTCCGCGACGATCTCCCCGCGGACCGAGCCAGGGCCGCTGTGCGGTTGGCCAACGAATGGCTGCGCCACCACTCCCGCGACGTTCGATCCGACTTCCTCCTCAGGTGCGCGCTGAGGCGCGACGTCGTGGATCACGAGGCGGATCCCGACCTCGAACGACTCACCGGTTTCGCCCTGGAGTGGCTGGCCGCGAACGGCACGCAACTGAGAGCGACCTATCTGCTGCGAGCTATGAGCAGGGTCAGACACCTGCCCACCGCCGCCGTCGTGCCGCTCGTCACCCGCGCACTGTCCTGGCTGGGCAGCTACGGCGAGACCATCGAAGCGACCTATGTGCTGCCGGGTTTCCTCAACCAAACGGCGGTACCGCAGGAACGGGTCCCCGACTTTGTCAAAGCGGCCCGAACCTGGCTCGCGCATTCCAGTACGCGGCCGGAAGCCCGCTACGTTCTGGCGCACCTGCTGACCCGCCAGGACCTCGACGCCACAGTCGTTGCGGAAACGTTCGATCACGTGCGGGAGTGGGTCGAGCAGAACTCGGACGATCCCACTGCTGACTACCTGATCCGACGCGCATTGGCACACCCCGCACTGCCGTCGGAAATGACTACGGTCGTTTGCGCGACCGCGTCCAAATGGTTGTCGAACTACGGGATCCTCGAGACGGCGAACTATCTTCTGCAGGTGCTCGTTCCCGCCGACGGGCTACCCGAAGAGCTGCGCGCCACCACGTTCACCACCGCACAGAACTGGCTGCGAACGCACGGCCAACACCTCGACTCGGCCCACCTCCTGCAGGTACTCATCCCCGCCAACGGGCTACCCAGAGAGCTGCGCGCCACCACGTTCACCACCGCCCAGGCCTGGCTGGAAACGCACGGCCAACACCTCACCGCAAACTTCCTCCTGCAGGTGCTCGTTCCCGCCAAAGGGCTGCCCGACGAGCTGCGCGTCGCCACGTTCACCACCGCACAGAACTGGCTGCAAACGCACGGCACACACCTCGACTCGGCCCACCTCCTGCAGGTGCTCATCCCCGCCAACGGGCTACCCAGAGAGCTGCGCGCCACCGCGTTCACCACCGCACAGACCTGGCTGCACACCCACGGCACACACCTCACCGCGAACTACCTTCTACAGCTGCTCATCCCCGTCAAAGGGCTGCCCGACGAGCTGCGCACCACCACGTTCACCACCGCACAGACCTGGCTGCAAACGCACGGCCAACACCTCGGCACGAATTACCTCCTGCAGCTGCTCATCGCCGCCAAGGAGCTGCCCGAAGAGCTGCGCACCACCACGTTCACCACCGCACAGGCCTGGCTGCAAACGCACAGCGAGCACCTCAGCACGAACTTCCTCCTGCAGGTGCTCATCCCCGCCAAGGAGCTGCCCGAAGAGCTGCGCACCACCACGTTCACCACCGCACAGACCTGGCTGCACACCCACGGCACACACCTCGACGCGCGGCACCTGCTGGAAACGTTGCTGCGGGCCGACGGGCTGCCCGAGGGGTTGCGCCGCACCACGTTCACCACCACACAGGCCTGGCTCCAGACGCACCGCGAGCACCCCACCGCGAACTACCTCCTCCAGGTGCTCGTCCCCGCGAACGGGCTGCCAAAGAAGCTGCGCACCACCACGTTCACCACCGCACAGACCTGGCTGCACACCCACGGCACACATCTCGACGCGCGGCACCTGCTGGAAACGATGCTGCAAACCGACGGGCTGCCCGACGGGTTGCGCGGCACCGCGTTCACCACCGCGCGAACCTGGCTACACACCCACGGCACACACCTCACCGCGCAATACCTGCTCCAGGTGCTCGTCCTCGCCAAAGAGCTGCCCGAAGAGCTGCGCACCACCACGTTCACCACCGCACAGACCTGGCTGCCCATCCACGGCACACACGTCACCGCGCGGCACCTGCTGGAAGCGCTGCTGGAAGCCGACGTCGTTCCGGCCGCGGTTCGGGAGTCGGCCGTCAACGCGGCGGCAGCCTGGCTGGACCTGTGGTGGCAGAGGGCGGCGGCCGTGGGGGTCCTACGCGCACTACTCCGGGTTGAGCCGCCGAGCAACGATGCTCTGGACGTCCATAACGGTGAGAATGTTCCGAGCGCCAGGGTGATCGAGCGGGCACTGCAATGGCTGTCGCGTTTCGGACTCTCCACGGAGGCTCGTTCGGTCATCGAGCCCTTGCTGCGGTCTCGTGCTCTGCACGAGCAGGCACGCCAACAGGTGCTCCGAACTGCGGTGGTCTGGCTGAACGAGCAGGCAGATTCGGATCGTGCTTGCGACATCATCCGCGAGGTCCTGGACAGTTCGGACCTGCCGGAGGATCTTCTGGTCGACGCGATCGAAGCGGCTCGGACCTGGCTGACGCGACCGGAGGTCGACTATTTTCGAGCCCGACACCTCATCGCGGCGCTATTTCGGCGGCAGTCGGAACACCCGGACAGGGTCCGGGCGATCACCTCCCCATACCTGATCGTCGTTGAGCGTGGAATCGACGCGGCCCAGGCCCGCCATGCACTCTTCGTCTATCTCACCGAACCAAACCTGGATCGCGAGGTCCGGGAGACGGTTCTCCGCCTCACTCGCGAGTGGTTGGTGCGGTTTGCCGAGCAACCCTCTGCTCACCTCGTCCTCGCCGCCACGGCAGCACGCGGCGATCTGACCACGGACGAGGCAGGGTGGTTCGAGTACTGCGTGCGAACGTGGCTGGGCAGAAATGCACAGGAGCCGCGCGCGCGGCCACTCGCCCAAGCGCTGCTCGACGGCGCGCTGACGTTCCCACCGGCGCTGCACCAGGAACTGACCGAAACTGCGCAGATCAGCAGCGACGACTCCGATGATCGCAGTGCCGGACCTGACACCCGTCAACCCGCAAGCGTGAAAACCCAGCGTCCGTCGCCCCGACAGTCTGGAGCACTCCGCAGCGCGGACTGA
- a CDS encoding MFS transporter, with translation MRVRLGRNFGWLWSAYAVSTYGTWIAFGAFPLLAVQVLHSSAFAVSLLEAAGLAVAAIVAFSLGPWVEHRAKRPVMIGMDLIRFAAMASVPIAYVLGSLSYGQLLVVSVISGTASITFAAASGAYLKYLVRGEHLLAANGRFEGTNWVATAAGPPLGGALIGLLGPVVTIMADAFSYLLSALGVLRIRGGDVAAPRDRITRLRGADLLDGWRFILRDPVLKGLFLNSVLVGGLIMATVPVLAVLLLGQYHFPAWQYGLAFGIPALGGFVGARLSARLVTRYGRHRIMTISGWLRSLFPLGLAFVQPGIPGLITVIVVEGLLITCMGIFNPIYATERLQRTPAGHTARILSTWSAAGKLLQAALMVVWGILATLTSPLAAITMSGVLLLATPLLLPRRTADPAPEAAALAEDARVG, from the coding sequence ATGCGCGTACGGTTGGGACGCAACTTCGGTTGGCTGTGGTCGGCCTACGCCGTCAGCACGTACGGCACGTGGATCGCTTTCGGCGCGTTCCCGCTGCTCGCGGTCCAGGTGCTGCACTCGTCGGCGTTCGCCGTCTCGCTCCTGGAGGCGGCCGGGCTCGCCGTTGCGGCAATTGTCGCCTTCTCGCTCGGACCGTGGGTGGAGCACCGCGCCAAGCGCCCGGTGATGATCGGGATGGACCTGATCCGGTTCGCCGCGATGGCGAGTGTCCCGATCGCGTACGTCCTCGGCTCACTGTCGTACGGCCAACTGCTGGTTGTCTCAGTCATCTCCGGAACCGCGAGCATCACCTTCGCCGCCGCGTCCGGCGCGTACCTGAAGTATCTCGTCCGTGGTGAGCATCTCCTGGCGGCGAACGGCAGATTCGAGGGCACGAACTGGGTGGCGACCGCGGCGGGCCCACCCCTCGGCGGCGCCCTGATCGGGTTGCTCGGCCCGGTCGTCACGATCATGGCCGACGCCTTCAGCTACCTGCTGTCCGCGCTCGGGGTCCTCCGCATCCGCGGCGGCGACGTCGCAGCACCCCGCGACCGGATCACCCGGCTGCGCGGGGCAGATCTTCTCGACGGCTGGCGGTTCATCCTGCGCGACCCCGTACTGAAGGGTCTGTTCCTCAACTCGGTCCTGGTCGGCGGCCTCATCATGGCCACCGTCCCGGTCCTGGCCGTCCTTCTGCTGGGCCAGTACCACTTTCCGGCCTGGCAGTACGGTCTCGCGTTCGGCATCCCCGCACTCGGCGGCTTCGTGGGCGCCCGACTGTCCGCGCGGCTCGTGACCCGCTACGGCCGGCACCGGATCATGACCATCTCCGGTTGGCTCCGGTCGCTCTTCCCCCTCGGTCTCGCGTTCGTCCAACCCGGCATTCCCGGACTCATCACCGTGATCGTCGTCGAGGGCCTGCTGATCACGTGCATGGGCATCTTCAACCCGATCTACGCGACCGAACGCCTGCAACGGACTCCCGCAGGCCACACCGCCCGGATCCTCAGCACCTGGAGTGCCGCCGGCAAACTCCTCCAGGCCGCTCTGATGGTCGTCTGGGGCATTCTCGCCACCCTCACCAGCCCGCTCGCCGCGATCACCATGTCCGGCGTACTCCTGCTCGCCACCCCACTCCTGCTGCCCAGGCGGACAGCTGACCCCGCGCCCGAGGCGGCCGCGTTGGCCGAAGATGCCCGGGTCGGCTGA
- the smpB gene encoding SsrA-binding protein SmpB, with amino-acid sequence MSPSKQPERRLIASNKKARHEYTVLRTYEAGIVLVGTEVKSLREGRASLVDAFAHERDGEIVLYGLHIAEYAYGTWTNHTPRRNRKLLLHRAEIDRILDKVREGGVTLVPLSMYFENGFAKVELALAKGKRSYDKRQTLAERDANREIARELGRHLKGHPRQP; translated from the coding sequence GTGAGCCCGTCGAAGCAGCCCGAACGCCGGTTGATCGCCTCGAACAAGAAGGCCCGGCACGAGTACACCGTGCTGCGCACCTATGAGGCGGGCATCGTGCTGGTCGGCACCGAGGTGAAGTCGCTGCGCGAGGGGCGAGCCTCGCTGGTCGACGCGTTCGCGCACGAGCGCGACGGCGAGATCGTGCTGTACGGCCTGCACATCGCCGAGTACGCCTACGGCACGTGGACCAACCACACTCCCCGCCGCAACCGCAAGCTGCTGCTGCACCGGGCCGAGATCGACCGGATCCTGGACAAGGTCCGCGAGGGCGGGGTGACCCTGGTCCCGCTGTCGATGTACTTCGAGAACGGCTTCGCCAAGGTCGAGCTGGCCCTGGCGAAGGGCAAGCGCTCCTATGACAAGCGGCAGACGCTGGCCGAGCGGGACGCCAACCGGGAGATCGCCCGTGAACTGGGCCGGCACCTCAAGGGCCACCCCCGCCAGCCCTGA